The Candidatus Omnitrophota bacterium genome contains the following window.
CATGATGAAGGAAACGAGGCGAAGGAGGGCGATAGGGTAAGGATTGTTGAGACAAGGCCGCTCTCCAGGGATAAGAGGTGGCGCCTGGTTGAAATATTGGAGAAGAATATACAATGATACATATGAGAACGATACTGGATGTGGCCGATAATACGGGCGCCAGAAAGGCTTCCTGCATTAAAGTAATAGGCAGGTCAGGCAAGAGATACGCTTATATCGGTGATATTATTACATGTAACATAAAAGAGTCAACCCCCGACGCTGTGGTTAAAAAAGGGGAGGTTGTAAAGGCGGTCGTAGTCAGGACGTGCAATCCGATACGCCGCAAGGACGGTTCAAGGTTAAAGTTTGACCGTAATGCCTGCGTGATCATTGACACAACCGGCAACCCCAGAGGGACCAGGATATTCGGGCCTGTCGCGCGCGAACTTAGAGACAAAGAGTTCATGAAGATAGTTTCACTTGCTCCGGAGGTTATTTAGCAGGTTTTTTTAAAAAATCTAATTATAAGGCAAAAAATGAAAATTAAAAAAAATGATATCGTAAAAGTCCTGGCAGGCAAGGACAGGGGTAAGCAAGGAAAGGTATTGAAGATATTTCCTTCAAAAAACAAGGCCATTGTTGAGGGCATAAACTATGTTTCTAA
Protein-coding sequences here:
- the rplN gene encoding 50S ribosomal protein L14, giving the protein MIHMRTILDVADNTGARKASCIKVIGRSGKRYAYIGDIITCNIKESTPDAVVKKGEVVKAVVVRTCNPIRRKDGSRLKFDRNACVIIDTTGNPRGTRIFGPVARELRDKEFMKIVSLAPEVI